The Macaca thibetana thibetana isolate TM-01 chromosome 11, ASM2454274v1, whole genome shotgun sequence genome window below encodes:
- the LOC126931780 gene encoding 10 kDa heat shock protein, mitochondrial-like, translated as MAGRAFRKFLPLFDRVLVERSAAERVTKGGIMLPEKSQGKVLQARVVAVGSGSKGKGGEIQPVSVKVGDKVLLPEYGGTKLVLYDEDYFLFGDGDILGKYID; from the coding sequence ATGGCAGGCCGTGCGTTTAGAAAGTTCCTTCCACTCTTTGACCGAGTACTGGTTGAAAGGAGTGCTGCTGAAAGGGTAACCAAAGGAGGCATTATGCTTCCAGAAAAATCTCAAGGAAAAGTATTGCAAGCAAGAGTAGTCGCTGTTGGATCGGGTTCTAAAGGAAAGGGTGGAGAGATTCAACCAGTTAGCGTGAAAGTTGGAGATAAAGTTCTTCTCCCGGAATATGGAGGCACCAAACTAGTTCTATATGACGAGGATTATTTCCTATTTGGAGATGGTGACATTCTTGGAAAGTACATAGACTGA